From the genome of Manduca sexta isolate Smith_Timp_Sample1 chromosome 14, JHU_Msex_v1.0, whole genome shotgun sequence, one region includes:
- the LOC115452647 gene encoding probable ATP-dependent RNA helicase DDX47 encodes MTADEESSDNESHTEEEKPQEDTVNEDNEDDNVTFKDLGVVDVLCEACEELKWKKPSKIQKESIPVALQGKDIIGLAETGSGKTGAFALPILQALLENPQRYFALILTPTRELAFQISEQFEALGASIGVKCAVIVGGMDMVAQALTLSKKPHIIIATPGRLVDHLENTKGFNLKALKYLVMDEADRILNMDFEVEVDKILRVIPRERRTYLFSATMTKKVQKLQRASLQDPVKVEVSTKYQTVEKLLQYYIFIPVKYKDVYLVHILNEMAGNTFIVFVATCAGALRCALLLRNLGLSAVPLHGQMSQNKRLAALNKFKNKSRSVLICTDVASRGLDIPHVDVVINLDIPLHSKDYIHRVGRTARAGRAGKAITFVSQYDVELYQRIEQLIGKQLPLYKTEESEVMVLQERVAEAQRLTKIEMKELEDKKSMKGKKRGADSDDDTEEAAGVRRRIKGKPGKHGGKKKKR; translated from the exons ATGACTGCCGACGAAGAGAGCAGTGATAATGAAAGCCACACCGAGGAAGAGAAACCACAGGAGGATACCGTTAATGAGGATAATGAAGACGACAACGTGACTTTCAAAGACttg GGGGTAGTAGATGTACTGTGCGAGGCATGTGAAGAATTAAAATGGAAGAAACCATCGAAAATCCAGAAGGAGTCTATACCGGTAGCTCTGCAGGGGAAGGACATCATAGGCCTTGCGGAGACAGGGTCGGGCAAGACTGGCGCGTTTGCACTGCCCATACTACAGGCCCTGCTTGAAAACCCGCAGAGATACTTCGCGCTCATACTGACACCTACAAGAGAATTGGCATTCCAGATTTCAGAACAGTTTGAGGCACTCG GTGCCAGCATAGGAGTGAAATGTGCAGTAATAGTGGGTGGCATGGACATGGTGGCGCAGGCACTCACACTATCCAAGAAGCCCCACATCATCATAGCCACACCAGGCAGGCTCGTGGATCACCTGGAAAACACCAAGGGATTCAACTTAAAAGCTCTGAAGTATCTT GTAATGGACGAAGCAGATCGCATCCTCAACATGGACTTTGAAGTGGAAGTGGATAAGATCCTGCGCGTGATCCCGCGCGAGCGCCGCACATATTTGTTTTCGGCCACAATGACCAAAAAGGTTCAGAAGTTGCAACGAGCCTCGCTCCAGGATCCAGTCAAGGTGGAGGTGTCCACCAAATATCAAACTGTTGAGAAGCTGTTGCAGTACTATATCTTCATACctgttaaatataaa GATGTATACCTTGTCCACATCCTGAATGAGATGGCAGGCAACACATTCATAGTGTTTGTGGCAACATGCGCGGGCGCACTCCGGTGCGCGCTGCTCCTGCGCAACCTAGGTCTATCGGCGGTACCGCTGCACGGGCAGATGTCGCAGAACAAGCGCCTCGCCGCGCTCAACAAGTTCAAGAACAAGAGTCGCTCTGTCCTGATTTGTACCGATGTCGCTTCCAG AGGTCTAGACATTCCTCACGTGGACGTGGTGATAAACCTAGACATCCCGCTGCACAGTAAGGACTACATCCATCGCGTGGGACGAACTGCGCGCGCTGGACGAGCCGGGAAAGCTATCACTTTTGTGTCACag TATGACGTGGAGCTGTACCAGCGCATAGAGCAGTTAATCGGCAAACAACTGCCGCTGTACAAGACGGAGGAAAGTGAGGTCATGGTGCTGCAGGAGAGGGTCGCAGAGGCACAACGACTCACTAAAATT GAAATGAAAGAGTTAGAAGACAAAAAGAGTATGAAAGGCAAGAAACGCGGCGCAGACTCCGACGACGACACCGAGGAGGCCGCCGGCGTGCGACGCAGGATCAAGGGCAAGCCCGGCAAGCATGGCGGAAAGAAGAAGAAACGATGA
- the LOC115452648 gene encoding PHD finger-like domain-containing protein 5A gives MAKHHPDLIFCRKQPGVAIGRLCEKCDGKCVICDSYVRPCTLVRICDECNYGSYQGRCVICGGPGVSDAYYCKECTIQEKDRDGCPKIVNLGSSKTDLFYERKKYGFRRH, from the exons ATGGCTAAGCATCATCCAGACTTAATCTTCTGCAGGAAACAACCAGGCGTCG cTATTGGTCGTTTATGTGAGAAATGCGACGGTAAATGTGTAATATGCGATTCATACGTCCGGCCATGCACTCTAGTACGAATTTGCGATGAGTGCAACTACGGCTCCTACCAGGGCCGATGCGTGATTTGCGGCGGGCCGGGAGTCTCCGACGCTTACTACTGTAAAGAATGCACGATACAGGAAAAAGAT AGAGATGGATGTCCAAAGATTGTGAACTTGGGCAGTTCAAAGACAGATCTGTTCTATGAGAGAAAGAAATATGGTTTCAGAAGGCATTAG